The DNA segment GTACGGCACCGCAGCTGCAGCACCAAAATGCGGATGTCGCGCGTTCGCAAGAGCAGGCGCTGGCAGTCGCGCTCCAGCTCGGCCCAGTTGCAGGCTTCCGGCTCACTGACGAAGTCGCCGTACTGTGCGTCCGCCTTCGGAGCGGCCTTGGCCAGAAGCACGACGAATTCAGGGTCGTACTCCAGGTCATCGCCGCATGGCCTGTCGGGAGAGACCGGTTCCAGCAGCTCCGGGAAGGGAAATTCAGGTCTTGGCGCCGGTACGGACTTGGTTTTGGCTTTCATGGTCAATGTGTCGCGTAGTGTTCGGGCTCGAACACCATGCCGGTGATGGCGCGGCTGCGATCCGGTTCGCCCAGCCACGTAGACCAGCCCAGGCGTTCCTGCGAGCCCAGGATGGCGGGTGGCGCCGAGTCAGGGATCACCTGCAGCTCGGCTTCCCAAACGAATTCATGGCCCACGAAGGCGCGCACCCATTCAATGAGCGTTGGAAGGTCCCGGCCGTTGGGCGTAAAGTTCAGGTACTGCTGCAGCCCGAGCGGACCGATCACCAGCCGGAACTTGTGTTGCCGGTCCGGTACCATCTCGCCAAGCATGGCGCCTTGTCCCATGACGCTGGGGGCGCCCGGATGCCCCAGGCGGCTGTGTTCGGCCGGATCGATGGCGATCCAGTGCAGCACATATTCCTCCAGCCTGACGGATACCCCGAAGAAGTGCGAGAGCGTGGCCGCAATGCCATCGGGATTGCGTGCTTCGCGCACCTGGTGCGCACCGGCGGCGAGCCGCGCGTGCGGGGGCAGGGGACTGCGCGCGATCTCTTCGGCTTCGTTGCCCGTCAGCCAGCCGATATAGCGGGAGAACACCTCGTCGTCGCGCCGATCGAGGCCCGCTGCGGCTTGCGAGCCTGCCCAGGCACGGTAGAACTGCGTGAAGGCGCGATGGTGGAACAGATCCAGAAAATCGGCGGTGGTGCTGTCCCGGTGTGTTTCACTGCGCTCCCGTACGATTTCCGTCAGGTGGATCGGCAGTGCCCCATTCGGCCCCAGCATGCCCAGGCCAAACAACTGCACCTTGAGCCGGCCAGGCAGCGGCTGCACCTGCGCGATCTCGCGGGGCGCGAATGTGAGCGCGGCCTGCTGGCCAGCCCGGAATGGCTCGTCGCGCGGCCGGCTGGCCTGCCCGATCGGGGGCAAGTCAGGGTGCCGGGCGGACAGATGCCGCAGGAGCCCCAGAAAGCTCAGCTTCCACGGCGCCTGGCCGGCGTAGCTTCCTGGCGGCGCCGGGGCCGTTAGCGCTGGCGGCGCGTTGTCGTCGTGTCCTTTGTACATGGCTACACGGCGCTACGGCCGCCCATGCGCACGGGCCAACGATGCACCAGGCCGCGTTGCATCGAGTGCAGTTCGGTCTGCGTGAAGACGTTGACTGACACGTGACGCGCCAGGAAATGCTCCAGCACCACGCCAAACAGGTATGGGCTGATGCCGGAGAAGCCGCCTTCGTCCACGGTAAGCTGGCACTGGATGCCACGGCCGTAGATCAACGGGCCGTTGCCCGGCAGCCGTCGCATGACCGGCTCCACCTTCGAGCCGATCAGGCTCTGGATCTGCGCCTGGTGCGCCAGATCGTCGCTCGCCACGAAAAGCCGCAGCATGTCACGCAGACCCTGGCCGCCCGAGCGATGTTCCAGGTCGGTCAGCGACAGGTAGTTGAAGCCCAATAGCCGAATCAGCCGCCAGGCCATTTCGCCGTCCGCATAAGGTGGCCGAGGTGCCGACGGCGCACGGATCAGGCCGATCCCGTCCACGGGGATGGATGCCGCCGGGGTCAGGTCGTGCAGGCCATCGCGCGGTACCAGATTGGGCAAGTCGCGATTGGTGACCAGTGACTCCACCGACAGGTAGCGCAAGGTGTCCGGGTAAGGGGCCTCGTGCTGGTCCACCAGCGACACGAACAGCTCGGTACCGACGTATGCGGTGCGAGTGCCGTACTTGCGAGCCTGCTCCGAGAGCATCCGGCGCTCGCGCCGCAGGGAAAAGTAGCGGCCGTGATTGCCCTCGTCACTGTTGAGCGTGGCAAAGAGCGGCTGAAAGGCAATGCTGGCACTGTGCTCGGACTTTTGCCCGGAGAGCTGCTTGACGGCATAGATCTCGTAGTCGAGCGGATGCTGTCGGTCGGCGACCAAATGGAAGTCGGTGCGCCCGGGTGTGATCTCGATGCGATCGGTGCGTTTCGGGAACAGATTGACCACCGGGGTGCAAAAGAGCGCGAACTGATCCCGGTCGACCTGGCTGGTCAGATTGCCAGGCGGCTTTGACAGCAACACGACGATCTCGGCTTCCTTGCCGCGGATCCGGCCGAGCCCTTGTGCCAGCTTGTTGAGGCCGAAGAAGTAGAAGCGCTGCGGGCACGCGAAATACTCATGCAACAGGTTGTGCCCAAAGAAGTTGTTCCACGGCAACGGCAGCGCGCCTTCGCCCGGACCCATGCCCACATAGCTGACGGCATCCTCTGTCACCGCGTAGGGGCGTTCGCTCATGGCGCCGGGCTGCCCGATCAGCGTGGCGACGCCGGCGCTGTGCAAGAGTTCGAACAGGTGCGAGGCGATCTGGTCGTCCCCGCACAGATAAACTGGCAACTGGTCCAGGCCGGGCAATTGATCGAAGTTGGCCTCGCGCGTGCAGCGCAGGCGTAGGCGCAGCGCTCCCTGTACCGTCAGGTGGGCAGGCACGTAGCGTTCCAGCCCGCGAATGTCCGGTGGAATGCCAGTGAGCCGGGCTTCGGTGATTTCGAGCGGCCACAGCGTCAGCGGTTGCGTGGTCCTGAACTGGCAGGCCGTCTTCTCGCCCGGCGCCGGCGCGGCATCGAGCTGCGCGCCGCGCGGCACCGCCACGCCGCGGGCAAGATTGCCCGCGATCCGGCTGGGGCGGAACTGTGCGACAGCAATCGACGGCGTCGGCGCAACGTAGTTCGGGTAGACCACCTCCAGCAGCCGCTGCGTAAAGCGCGGAAACTCCGCATCGAGCTTGATCTGGGTGCGCGCCGACAGAAAGCAGAACGCCTCGATCAGGCGTTCCACATAGGGATCGGCCACCTCGGTGCCATGCATGCCCAGGCGCCTCGCCACCTTCGGGTGCTGATTGGCGAATTCCGCGGCCAGCTCGCGCATGTAGACGAGCTCGCGGTTGTAATAGTCGAGCAGTTGCGGATCCATGGCGTCAGGTGGTGTGAATCGATTGGACGCTCATCCGGCTGGTTTCCAGGTCGAGCGAGCTTTGGGCAGTGAATGCCATCGGGTACGGGTCCATATGGATCAGGCCCTTGATCTCGAAAACCAGGGTGTTGTAGCGCTGCGGCGCGTCTTCCTTCAAAAGCGGCTTCACGTCCAGCGAGCCGGGAATGAGCCGGGGCTCGAAGTCCAGGATGGCGCGCCTGACGATGTTGACGATGTCGTTCCACTTATGCTCGGACAGGTAACTGCCGGCGACCGGTGGTACCCCATAGTTGATCGTCGATGCAGCGGCAGCGGGATAGCGCTGGCGATCGATCTCATCCTCGCGGTTGGTGGTATTGAGCAGATAAGTGAGATCGCGCTGGATGATCTCGCGCATCTGGGCGCGTGTGACGGTGTATTCGTTCGCGCTTTCGGTCTGCCGTTGGGGCGCGTCGTCGTGCAGCCGGTCAAAGAGCGTCGGCAGCAGCTGCGTATTCGGGCGGCGCGGTACCCGCGGCGGGCGGTGGTCAGCCATGCCCGGTAACCAGAGTGAGGGTCGCCACATCGAGCATGGCCACATCGCCCGCATCCGTCATCCAGGTCTTCTGGCCGAATCCGATGACACCGGTTTCGCCTACTTCGGCCCAGCTGGTTTCGCGGGCGAGCCGGATGGCGTCGCTGCCCTGCTCAGAGTCAGGGTAGCGCACCGGCATGAAGCCACGGCTGACCACACCGTCGGAGAGCGTCACGGTGGCCGGGCGCCACAGCAGATCGAGCAAGCCGGCAGGCTCGGCCAGCTCAAGCTTTTGCATCTGGGCAAAAGGCAGCCAGGCGTAGCGGCCCGCCGCCACGATTTCGCAGGTCGGGCCCAGGCGCGTGTCGGTGTCGGTGATCCACGCGAAGCGCACACCGTCGTGCATGCCGGGCGAGGCCGGGACCTCCGACAGTGCCAGGTTGCGGCTGCTATCGGCGGCGGCGATGTCACCGGCTTTGGTTTGTACCAGCGCGACGTGCAGCCCGGGCATCCAGGCCGGGGCCGGTAGCAGGGAGCCGGGGGCGCGCCGGCCTGCGAAGACCTCGCACCGGAACACCTCCGCGCGGATCAAGTCGCGGTAGACATGCGCGGTTTGCGCAAAGTCGGGTGCGAGCTGCGTGGCCACCTGCAGTTGCCGGAGCGCGCGCGTCCAGTCGCCAACCACGCACAGCCACTGGAATAGCTGCCAACGGGAGTCAAATGAGCCGGGCTGCAGGCGCACCAGGCCTTCCGCTGCGCGGAGCGCGCCGGCGGCCGAACCGGTTCGGCGCAGGACCGACGATAGCCCGGCGTCGCGTGTGCTTTCGGGGGCTTGCGTATCAAGCGCCATGATCGGGCTCCGGCGTTGGCGTTGGCTTTTGCGGTTGTGCCTGTGCAGGGCGGTAGGCGCTATCCATCGAGACGAGGTGGTGTTCGCGGCGGGTAAGGGGGGCGGCCACGTCACGGCGCCTGGTGGGCACGATGTCCCCTGCGAAGAGCCAGAGCACGTCCGGCGCGGGCGGGATCACAAAGAGCGGGGGGGCATCCAGGGTCTGCGGGGAGCCAATCAGGGCGTTGATGTGGCCGGCGGTGGCAAGCATGTCCATCAAGCTGTGGGTAGGGTCGGCCTCGCGTGCGAGCATCTGCAGCGGGTTCCGCGCGATCTCCGCCGGTACAACCGATGCCACCCCAGTGCTGGCCTCCAGGTCGGCGCTCACGTAGTCGGGATCGCGCAGCGCCGCCTCGGCTTCGCGTTTGAGATGCTCGAGCACGTTAGTCCGATCGGGGGCAGCTGTTTGCGCTGTGCGCTCGCCAGCGGCTGGTCTCAGCACCGAGAACGGATCGGCAGTGCCCGGGTGCATCCCGCCGAGCGCATCCCAAGGCCAGGGCATATCGCTATCGCGGTCGAATCCGGGGGCGGTGGCGCCGGTCCCTGCCGGGAGGGTCTGCGAGTCGCTCATGACCTTGCCTCGCTAGTGATAGGTTCAGGAATGGGCCCGATGATAATCGAAAATCGCGGCTAGACAAAATGCAAGCGGATGTCATTAATTGCGGTCTTCGAGGTGGATTCGAATTAATGATACATCGTCCTAATATTTTTAGGACTTGTCCTATAAAAACGTCGACATTGTCCTATAAAGCGCCGAATTTTTTCGGAATCCATATTGGGAAATTTCCGAATTTTTCATGTCTCGTTCCGTGATAGTCGCAACTTGCTGTGCCTCCATGCTGGACGTGATAGACGCGCGCGTGGACGTGATAGACGCGCGCGTATTGGTTAATTTTGGCTATTTGACTGCCACGAATCCACGGCGATCTGGCTTCCTGTCTGGTCACGCAAGCCGCTCTGTGATGATTGCCGAAGGGGTTTACGCATCTAATGTTTTTGCCATATCCTAAAAAGGGGTTAATCAATGACTCCATCGCAAGGACTCCATCGGGCAAGCGCAGTCGATCGCAGTCGATCATTCAAAAAAAGAGCAAGGCATCAAATGGACATTTCGCGTCAGGCGCTGTTCGGCCGACTCAATCCCACCCTATTCAAGGCGATCGAAAGCGCGACCGCCTTCTGCAAACTCCGCGGCAACCCGTACGTGGAGCTTGTGCATTGGCTGCACCAGTTGCTGCAGGCCCCCGATGGCGACTTTCAGCGGATCCTGCGCCATGCCGGCGCCGACCTGCCCGCCCTGGAAGCCGACCTGACGCGCGCGCTGGGCTTGCTGCCAGCCGGCGCCACGTCGATCAGCGACTTCTCGTTCCAGATCGAGTCCGCCATGGAGCGGGCGTGGGTCTACGCGACGCTTGCCTTCGCCGATGACCACGTGCGCGGCGCCTACCTGCTGAGCGCACTGCTCAAGACGCCGGAACTGCGCCGTACGGTGCTGGGCATCTCGAATCAGTTCGCGAAGGTACGTGCCGATGACCTGGTCGAAGCCGTTCCCGTGTTGGTCGCGCAGTCGCCCGAAAGCCGGGAAGCGGCCTACGACGGCAGTGGCCTCGCACCGGCCACGCCTGGCGAGGCCAGCGGCGCCATGGCGCCCACGGGTTCCGGCAAGTCTGCCCTTGGCCAGTACTGCCTCGACCTGACCGAGGAGGCCCGCGCCGGCCGGCTGGATCCGGTGATTGGCCGTGAGCACGAGATCCGCACCATGACGGATATCCTGCTGCGCCGCCGCCAGAACAATCCGCTTTTGACGGGAGAGGCTGGGGTTGGCAAGACCGCCGTCATCGAGGGGCTCGCCCAGGCCATCGCTGCCGGCACGGTGCCGCCGAGCTTGAAGGATATCCGGCTCCTGAGTCTCGACGTCGGGGCGCTGCTGGCCGGCGCCAGCATGAAAGGTGAATTCGAGGCGCGGCTGAAAGGCGTGCTGGAGGAAGCCGCCAGGTCCCAGACGCCGGTGATCCTGTTTGTGGATGAAGTCCACACGCTGGTCGGCGCCGGCGGCCAGGCCGGCACGGGCGACGCTGCCAATCTGCTCAAGCCGGCGCTCGCGCGAGGCGCGCTGCGCACGATTGGTGCTACCACCTGGAGCGAATACAAGCGCCACATCGAGAAAGATCCGGCGCTCACGCGCCGGTTCCAGGTCCTGCAGGTGATGGAGCCGGAAGAAGCCAAGGCTGTCGCCATGGTGCGGGGGCTGGTCGCCACCTTCGAGGCGCACCACCGGGTGTTCATCCGCGACGAAGCGGTGCGTGCCGCCGTCAAGCTCTCGCATCGTTATATCCCCTCCCGGCAGTTGCCGGACAAGGCCATCAGCCTGCTCGACACCGCTTGCGCCCGCGTGGCGCTGTCACTGCACGCCCCACCGGCGGAAGTCGAGCACTTGCGCCAGCAACTGGCCGCTGCCGACGCCGAATGTGCGCTGCTCGCCAAGGAAGCCGGCTTCGGCAAAGCAGATGCCGCGCGGATAGCCGTCGTGCATGCCCAGCGCGCGCAGATCGATGCCGACCTGGCGCAGGCCGAAGCGCGCTGGGAGCGCGAACGAAGCCTGGCGAGCGACCTGGTTGCACGCCGGCAGGCGCTGGCCCAACACCCGGCGATCGAGCCGGTGATCGAGCCGGTGATCGAGCCGGCGATCACGGCGCAGCCTCAGCAGTCTCTGGCAGAGCTGGAAGCCGACCTGCGTGCGGCGCAAGGGGAAGCGCCGCTTGTGTACACGGAAGTGGACGAAGCCGTGGTCGCGGCCATTGTCGCCGACTGGACGGGCATCCCGGTCGGGCGCATGGTCGCGGACGAGGTGGCCACGGTCATGCGGTTGCCGCAGACCCTTGGCACTCGCGTCATCGGCCAGGACCACGCGCTGGCCCAGCTTGGCGAGCGCGTCCAGACCGCCCGCGCGCAATTGACCGATCCCGGCAAGCCGGTCGGCGTGTTCCTGCTGGTAGGCCCCTCCGGCGTCGGCAAGACCGAGACGGCCCTGGCGCTGGCCGATGCCCTCTATGGCGGCGAGCAGAACCTCATCACCATCAACCTCTCCGAATTCCAGGAGCCGCACACGGTGTCGACCCTCAAGGGCGCACCGCCGGGCTATGTCGGCTACGGCGAAGGGGGCGTGCTGACCGAAGCGGTGCGCCGCCGGCCCTACAGCGTGGTGCTGCTTGACGAGGTCGAGAAGGCGCATGCCGACGTCCACGAAGTCTTCTATCAGGTGTTCGACAAGGGCTACATGGAAGACGGCGAAGGGCGCCACATCGACTTCAAGAACACCATCCTGCTGCTTACCAGCAACGCTGCCTCGGATCTCCTGGCGAATCTCTGCGAAGACCCGGCGCTGATGCCGGAGCCCGCCGCGCTGCGCGACGCGCTGATGCCGGAGCTGCGCAAAGTCTTCCCGGCGGCGTTCCTCGGCCGCCTGGTGATCGTGCCCTACCTGCCGCTTGCCGCCGAACACCTCGGGCGCATCGTGCGCCTGCACCTGGGCCGCGTCGTGGCACGCATGCACGACCAGCACGGCATTGCGCTCAGCTATGGCGACGCCGTGGTCGAGTTCATCGTGGCGCGCTGCCCGGTTGGCGAAACCGGAGCTCGCCGTTTGATCAGCTTTATCGAGCAGGTCGTCCAGCCGCAACTGGCTCGCCTGTGGCTGTCGGCGATATCGGAGAAGCGCCAGCTGGCCGCGATCGACATCCGGCTGGCGGGAGAACCGCCAGATGCGCCTGTACTGACCTATCACACCGAGTACCGTGCCGGCCACGACGCTGTTGGGCCGGAATATCCCGAAGCCGAAGCGGCCTGACGCCGTGCGGCACGTCCTTGCAACCCCTCTTGTCACCCGTTGAGGAGACCTATGTCTGTTGTGAACAGTTCGCAGAAATTCATCGCGCGCAATCGCGCGCCGCGTGTGCAGATCGAGTACGACGTCGAGGTCTATGGCTCGGAGAAGCGCATCGAGTTGCCCTTCGTGATGGGCGTCCTGGCCGACCTGTCGGGCAAGCCCGCCGAGCCGCTGCCGCCGGTCGCCGACCGCAAGTTCCTCGAGATCGATATCGACAACTTCGACGAGCGCATGAAGGCGATGAAGCCTCGTGTTGCGTTCGCGGTTCCCAATACGCTGGCCGGCGGCGGCCAGCTGATGGTCGACATGACCTTCGAGAGCATCGAGGACTTCTCGCCAGCGGCGGTGGCCGGCAAGGTCGATGCGCTGCGGCAATTGCTGGAGGCCCGCACGCAACTCGCGAACCTGCAGACGTACATGGATGGCAAGTCGGGTGCCGAATCGCTGATCAATCAGCTGCTGCAGGACCCCGCGCTGCTGCAATCGCTCGCCAAGGCGCCCAAGCCCCAGGCTACCGATGGCGACGCCCAGGCGTCCCAGGCCTGACCGGAACGGCTTCTTGCCTACCTGAACAACCTTATCAAGCAAGGATTCCATGGCTTCCGCCCAACAAAAGCAACAGCAAGCCCTCGCGACCGTAGAGCAATCGGACTTCGC comes from the Cupriavidus basilensis genome and includes:
- the tssG gene encoding type VI secretion system baseplate subunit TssG, whose protein sequence is MYKGHDDNAPPALTAPAPPGSYAGQAPWKLSFLGLLRHLSARHPDLPPIGQASRPRDEPFRAGQQAALTFAPREIAQVQPLPGRLKVQLFGLGMLGPNGALPIHLTEIVRERSETHRDSTTADFLDLFHHRAFTQFYRAWAGSQAAAGLDRRDDEVFSRYIGWLTGNEAEEIARSPLPPHARLAAGAHQVREARNPDGIAATLSHFFGVSVRLEEYVLHWIAIDPAEHSRLGHPGAPSVMGQGAMLGEMVPDRQHKFRLVIGPLGLQQYLNFTPNGRDLPTLIEWVRAFVGHEFVWEAELQVIPDSAPPAILGSQERLGWSTWLGEPDRSRAITGMVFEPEHYATH
- the tssF gene encoding type VI secretion system baseplate subunit TssF, which codes for MDPQLLDYYNRELVYMRELAAEFANQHPKVARRLGMHGTEVADPYVERLIEAFCFLSARTQIKLDAEFPRFTQRLLEVVYPNYVAPTPSIAVAQFRPSRIAGNLARGVAVPRGAQLDAAPAPGEKTACQFRTTQPLTLWPLEITEARLTGIPPDIRGLERYVPAHLTVQGALRLRLRCTREANFDQLPGLDQLPVYLCGDDQIASHLFELLHSAGVATLIGQPGAMSERPYAVTEDAVSYVGMGPGEGALPLPWNNFFGHNLLHEYFACPQRFYFFGLNKLAQGLGRIRGKEAEIVVLLSKPPGNLTSQVDRDQFALFCTPVVNLFPKRTDRIEITPGRTDFHLVADRQHPLDYEIYAVKQLSGQKSEHSASIAFQPLFATLNSDEGNHGRYFSLRRERRMLSEQARKYGTRTAYVGTELFVSLVDQHEAPYPDTLRYLSVESLVTNRDLPNLVPRDGLHDLTPAASIPVDGIGLIRAPSAPRPPYADGEMAWRLIRLLGFNYLSLTDLEHRSGGQGLRDMLRLFVASDDLAHQAQIQSLIGSKVEPVMRRLPGNGPLIYGRGIQCQLTVDEGGFSGISPYLFGVVLEHFLARHVSVNVFTQTELHSMQRGLVHRWPVRMGGRSAV
- the tssE gene encoding type VI secretion system baseplate subunit TssE, yielding MADHRPPRVPRRPNTQLLPTLFDRLHDDAPQRQTESANEYTVTRAQMREIIQRDLTYLLNTTNREDEIDRQRYPAAAASTINYGVPPVAGSYLSEHKWNDIVNIVRRAILDFEPRLIPGSLDVKPLLKEDAPQRYNTLVFEIKGLIHMDPYPMAFTAQSSLDLETSRMSVQSIHTT
- a CDS encoding type VI secretion system accessory protein TagJ, whose translation is MALDTQAPESTRDAGLSSVLRRTGSAAGALRAAEGLVRLQPGSFDSRWQLFQWLCVVGDWTRALRQLQVATQLAPDFAQTAHVYRDLIRAEVFRCEVFAGRRAPGSLLPAPAWMPGLHVALVQTKAGDIAAADSSRNLALSEVPASPGMHDGVRFAWITDTDTRLGPTCEIVAAGRYAWLPFAQMQKLELAEPAGLLDLLWRPATVTLSDGVVSRGFMPVRYPDSEQGSDAIRLARETSWAEVGETGVIGFGQKTWMTDAGDVAMLDVATLTLVTGHG
- a CDS encoding TagK domain-containing protein translates to MSDSQTLPAGTGATAPGFDRDSDMPWPWDALGGMHPGTADPFSVLRPAAGERTAQTAAPDRTNVLEHLKREAEAALRDPDYVSADLEASTGVASVVPAEIARNPLQMLAREADPTHSLMDMLATAGHINALIGSPQTLDAPPLFVIPPAPDVLWLFAGDIVPTRRRDVAAPLTRREHHLVSMDSAYRPAQAQPQKPTPTPEPDHGA
- the tssH gene encoding type VI secretion system ATPase TssH, encoding MDISRQALFGRLNPTLFKAIESATAFCKLRGNPYVELVHWLHQLLQAPDGDFQRILRHAGADLPALEADLTRALGLLPAGATSISDFSFQIESAMERAWVYATLAFADDHVRGAYLLSALLKTPELRRTVLGISNQFAKVRADDLVEAVPVLVAQSPESREAAYDGSGLAPATPGEASGAMAPTGSGKSALGQYCLDLTEEARAGRLDPVIGREHEIRTMTDILLRRRQNNPLLTGEAGVGKTAVIEGLAQAIAAGTVPPSLKDIRLLSLDVGALLAGASMKGEFEARLKGVLEEAARSQTPVILFVDEVHTLVGAGGQAGTGDAANLLKPALARGALRTIGATTWSEYKRHIEKDPALTRRFQVLQVMEPEEAKAVAMVRGLVATFEAHHRVFIRDEAVRAAVKLSHRYIPSRQLPDKAISLLDTACARVALSLHAPPAEVEHLRQQLAAADAECALLAKEAGFGKADAARIAVVHAQRAQIDADLAQAEARWERERSLASDLVARRQALAQHPAIEPVIEPVIEPAITAQPQQSLAELEADLRAAQGEAPLVYTEVDEAVVAAIVADWTGIPVGRMVADEVATVMRLPQTLGTRVIGQDHALAQLGERVQTARAQLTDPGKPVGVFLLVGPSGVGKTETALALADALYGGEQNLITINLSEFQEPHTVSTLKGAPPGYVGYGEGGVLTEAVRRRPYSVVLLDEVEKAHADVHEVFYQVFDKGYMEDGEGRHIDFKNTILLLTSNAASDLLANLCEDPALMPEPAALRDALMPELRKVFPAAFLGRLVIVPYLPLAAEHLGRIVRLHLGRVVARMHDQHGIALSYGDAVVEFIVARCPVGETGARRLISFIEQVVQPQLARLWLSAISEKRQLAAIDIRLAGEPPDAPVLTYHTEYRAGHDAVGPEYPEAEAA
- the tssB gene encoding type VI secretion system contractile sheath small subunit, coding for MSVVNSSQKFIARNRAPRVQIEYDVEVYGSEKRIELPFVMGVLADLSGKPAEPLPPVADRKFLEIDIDNFDERMKAMKPRVAFAVPNTLAGGGQLMVDMTFESIEDFSPAAVAGKVDALRQLLEARTQLANLQTYMDGKSGAESLINQLLQDPALLQSLAKAPKPQATDGDAQASQA